The segment CCTCCAGGCGCTCGAGGCGCTGGATGATCTTGCCCTGTTCGCGGCGATCCACGCGGATCGGGAGATGCAACTGACTCATGCGGTGTACTCCATTGCAGTGAATGCGCCGAGTGTAGGGGGCTCGAGCTCGGGGCCCAAAAGGCCCGATCTTCCCCATGTCTCCGCCAGCATCTGTCACGCGTGCGAAAGCGAGAATGTCCCCTATACTCCGATGGGCATGCCGAACGATGCATGCCGGATATAACGAAAACACAGGAGGGAGTGATGGCGATTCAGATCGCGATTGTGGGGCTGGGCCGCGTAGGGGGCCGTTTTCTGGAACTGCTGCTGGACAGCGATACGCCGGGAATGGAGATTTCCGCGGTATCGGAGCAGGGCGACACCGACGGCCGCAAACTGGCGCAGGCGCGCGGGATTCCGGTGGAATCGGTCGAGGAGATCCTGGCCCGTGGTGATCAGGTGGATGTGGTCTATGACCTGACGGGGCAGGCCGAGGTGCGCCAGCGCCTGCGCGAGGGGATGCAGCGCGGGGGCAATTGCCACACCGTGGTGGCGCCCGAGGTCATGGCGCATCTGACCTGGTCGCTGTTGACGCACGAGGCCCCGCCGGACGTCCACGCGAACATGGGCTACTGACCGGGGTTAAACAGGCGGTCGGGGTTCGTTCCCGGCCGCACCGGTGTTCTGCGGTATTCAGCCGGCGACCGATCCGGAACGCCGGCTTTCCGCGACCGGAACAGGACAGGGTTCCAGGGGCTCCGGCACGTGGAGTCCAAAGCCCTGGGCATAGTCCACCCCCACCAGCCGCAGGGCGTCCATCAGGCGCTCGTGCGAGACACACTCCGCGACCGTCTTGACCCCGATCACGCGGCCGATGTGGTGAATGCTCTCGACCATCGCCCGGCTGACCCGGTCCTCCGCCATATCGCGCACGAAGCTGCCATCAATCTTCAGGTAGTCGACCTTCAGTGTCTTGAGGTAGCCGAACGAGGCCATACCCGTCCCGAAGTCGTCCAGCGAGAAGTGACAGCCCATGCCCCTCAATTCGCGGATGAAGCGGCTGGCCTGGCTCAGGTTGGCGATCGCGGCGGTCTCGGTAATCTCGAAACAGATTCGGCTGGGCTCGACGCCGCTGTTCTGCAGCTGATGGACGATATAGTCCAGCATGCCCCGGTCACAGAGGGACTGGCCGGACAGGTTCACGGCGAAGTGACCCTCGGTATCGGTGTCGGTGGCCACGTGCTGAAGCACCCGCTTGATCACCCAGCGATCGATTGCGGGCATCTGCCCGTAGCGCTCTGCGGCGGGGATGAAGGTGGCCGGCAGGACGACCGTGCCGTCCTCCTCGACCATCCGCAGCAGGACCTCGGTGTGTGTGGGTTCGTCGCCGGAGACCGGAACGATCCTTTGCCCGTGTAACCAGAATCGGTTGTGCTGCAGGGCATGGGTAATGCGCTGGACGCAGTTCATCTCGCCCTGGCAATGCGACAGCTCGGCGTCCCCGGCCCGCGAGACATGGATGCGGTTGCGTCCCTGTTCCTTGGCCAGGTAGCAGGCGGCATCGGCCTCGCTCATGTACTGCACCGTGTCTTTCAGGTGCCCGAACACCGGGACTACCCCGATGCTGATCCCGACGCGGAAGATTCGTCCCTGCCACTCGAACCGGTAGTTGTCGACGGTTGTGCGCAGGGTCTCCGCGATGCGTTCCGCCTGTACCAGCGGGCAGTTCGACAGCAGCACGCCAAACTCGTCGCCTCCCAGGCGTGCCAGGGTGTCGCTCTCGCGCAGCTGGCTGTGCAGCTGCGAGGTCAGCTGGCACAACAGGTCGTCGCCTGCCCCGTGTCCGCAGGTGTCGTTGACCAGCTTGAACTGGTCCAGGTCCATGTAGAGCAGGGCGTGTTCGCGGTTTTCCTGCTGGGCTGTGGCCACCAGCTGGCTCAGGCGCCGCTCGAATTCCGCACGGTTGGCCAGCGAGGTCAGGCAGTCGTGGGTGGCGGCCCAGGACAGTTCGCGGGCCATCTCGCGTGCCTTGGAGACATCACGGAATACCAGGGCCGCGCCGATGATGGTGCCATCGCGGTCGCGGATGGGGGCCGAGACCTCTTCGATGGCGTGTTCGCGACCCTCGGCCGAGATCAGGATGGCCTCCTGGTCCAGCGTGCAGGCCGTGCCATCCGGCATGCGTTCGGTCAGCGGATGGTTGAGCCGCTCGCCGGTGGACTCCCGGATGATGTGGAACACGCTTGCAAGGGGCTGGTTGTAGGCGGACGCCTGGTCCCACCCCGTCAGGTGCTCGGCGACCGGGTTGAGATAGTCGACCCGGCCCTCGAGGTCCGTGGTGATCACGCCATCGCCAATGGCGTGCAATGTGACCTGGGCGCGTTCCTTTTCTTCGTGCAGTGCGGATTCGATCCGCCGCGTATGACGCAGGACACCTAGCGTGATCAGCACACCTATCAGTAGGGCGGCGCCGCCGAGCACCAGCATCAGAACGACCGCGGTACGGTATTGACGCGCGGTGTCGCGCACGGCTGTCAGTCCGGCCTCCTGCTGAAGGTTGATCATCGCGTCCAGGTGTTCCAGCACGCGCCCCTGTTTCGGGATAGCCTCCGCGAGCAGCCAGCTCGTCGCCTCGTCGGTCTCGCCGTCCAGGATGTGGTCGAGCACGCGTTCCTGGACCTGAACCGCGCGCTCGGTCAGTCCGCGGGACTCGTCCAGCAGCCGCTGTTCGGCCGCCGTCATCGGCATCGCATCCAGCTGCTGGCGGTTGTACATGAACTTCGAGGCATGGCCACGAAAGGTCATGATCCCTTCATCGAGGTCGAACGGGTCGGTGGTGATCGACAGCTGGAGCAGGGTTACCGAGCGTTCGCGGGCGGCGTTGCGCATGTTGCCCAGCAGCTCAGTCTTCACGTTGTGTTCGTGGACAATCAGCTCAAGGCGGTCGTGCACCTGAGCCATACGATTCAGGCCCAGCGCGATCAACGCCGCCATCAGCACGAGCACGATGGTAAACCCGAGCCCAATCACCCATGCGGAACGGCTGCGCGGCTCCGCCGGCGCGCTACCGCCAGGCCCGGGTGCCGGCCCTTTGAGGAATCTCCCTGCCACGCCCACTCCCTGTGTCGCGAGGGGGCTCGGCCGAGCTGGCGTCCCCCTTCCTTCTTTTTATGACCCGTTCATTCCAGGCGTTATGTTGCTGATTCAATGGGAGTGTTAGCTGAGTGTCAAACAGTGAATGCTAATGTATGTTCAAAATGCAGCCAGCAGGGCGGGTTTCAGGCATCCAGTTGCGAGTGGACCGTGGCACGGAACTCCTCCACCGAAAGCGCGGGCGAATAGAACCAGCCCTGGTACAGGTCGCAGCCTTCTCTGCGCAGAAAGGCGAGCTGCTCGGCTGTCTCGACGCCTTCTGCCACCAGCTTCAAATGCAGGCTGTGACCGAGGCCCATCACCGAACGCAGAATCATCTCGGCGTCGCGGTCGTGGCCGATCCCCGCGATGAACGAGCGGTCAATCTTGATCTTGTCGATCGGCAACGACTTCAGATAGGCGAGCGAAGAATACCCGGTGCCGAAATCATCCAGCGATACGCGCACACCGAGGGCCTTGAGCCCGGAGAGGTGCTCGCGCGTCAGGGCGACATCGGCCATGGCCACGGTCTCGGTCACCTCGATCTCTAGATGTTCGGGCGAAGCGCCGGCCTCCTTCAGGGCCGCAGCGAGTCGGGAGACGAGATCCGGCTGTCGGAACTGAAGCGCCGAGACATTGATGCAAATGGAGGTGTCGACATCCAGTTGTGCCCAGTCGGCCAGTTGCTGGCAGGCGCGACGGATCACCCAGTCGCCGAGCGGCAGAATCAACCCGTTCGCCTCGGCGCTGGGGATAAAGCGCGATGGTGGTACGGCACCCAGTTCCGGATCGTTCCAGCGGAGCAGGGCCTCGGCGGCGGTAACGGCCCCGGAGTGGGCATCGATCAACGGCTGGAAGTGGAGTGCCAGCTGGTCGTGCTCCAGTGCGTGTTTCAGTCGCTCCTGGAGCTGCTGTTCCGCACGTACCTGGGCATCCAGGTGTTCGGAATAGAATGCGTAGGTGTTGCGCCCGGACCGCTTCGCTTCGTACATCGCCATGTCGGCATAGCGCACCAGGGTGTTCGCGTCCCGCGCATCCTGCGGGAACAGCGCGATCCCGAGACTGGCACTGGAGCTGAATTGGCGCGTGGGGCCGGTGTGAAACGGCCGGTCGAACTGCGCCAGGATCTCCTGGCCGCGCTCTCCGACCTGCAGTTCATCCGTAATCTCGGGGAGCAGGATCATGAACTCGTCGCCGCCAAAACGCCCGATCGTGGCGTCGGTGCCCGCTGCGTCCTTCAGGCGCTGCGCCACTTCGCGCAGCAGTTCGTCACCCTCGTGGTGCCCGAAGGTGTCGTTGATCATCTTGAAGTGGTCGAGATCGAGCAGCATCACCGCAATGCGGTGTTCGTGCCGGCTGGCATGGGCAATACTCTGGGCAAGCCGATCGTGCAGGAGCCAGCGGTTGGGCAGGCCGGTCAGGCTGTCATGAGTCGCCTGGTGCTGGATACGGGCCTCGCGGCGCTGGCGGTCCGTAATGTCACGGATAAAGGCGGTGATGCGCCGCCCGCCCTGGTCCTCGAAGGCATTCAGGCTGATGTCGACTGGAAACTCGGTACCGTCCAGCCGACGTCCCCGCAGGTCGGGTATTTGGCCCATGGTGCGTTCCGAGATGTTGTCGCCCTGCTGCAAGCGGACCGATCGGTGGTGTTCGCGCAGGCGCTCGGGGATCAGGTTCTCCACGGGCTGGCCAATCAGATGCCGTCGCGGGTACCCGAACAGCCGTTCGAGGTTGCGATTCGCCATCAGGATGGTGCCGCCGCCGTCGGTCACCAGCACCCCGTCCGGCGCCGTGTCGATCAGTTGCTCGTAGCGCTGCTGGCGCAGCTCGATATCCCGGTGGGCAGCCCTCAGCTGGGCCATGGGCGCTCGCACGCTTTCGATGAATACGGCCCAGTAAATCAGCGCATAGGCCGCCACCTTGTAGATATGGCCGAGTACGAAGAAGCCGTCGGACAGGTTGTCGTACAGGGTAAAGAACACCTCGCTGGCCATCAGGATCATCAGCGCGGCGGCCACCAGCGGCATGCCCGGGCGCTGCATGAGCTGCGGGCGCAGTAGCAGGATCACCAGGGTGGCCGCATGCAGTGCCACCACCACGCCCTCCAGCGCGATCTTGAACGGCGTCAGTCCCTCGCCCGGGATGAACAGTGCCGGGATGCGCTGCTCATGCCACAGCCCTACCCAGGCAAGCAACGCAACAAGTACCAACGCACCCGCCAGCATGCCTCTGGGAGCGGGTCCCTGGCTTCTCGGGACCAGGGGAAGTGCTACGTAGAGCAGAAGAGCCAGCGCGCCGACGAGCCGCGCGGCCAGCCAGAAAAAGATCGTCTGCTGCGAGGAGTTGGGAGTGATGAAATCCGGCATCTGCGGATAGGTCATCAGGTGCAGGAAATCGAGCAGGCCAACCGCCAGAAACGCTGTGGCGAGGACCAGAGTGGCCATCAGCCGACGGCGGTCGCGCACGTGATAGGCGACCGCGAACACGCCGATTGCCACGACCACCGCGAACAGTTCGGTGGCCGTGTGGAACGCGGTCATGTGCTCCAGCGGGACCAGAGGCGGGACGGGGATGCCGACCATCCAGAGGAGCGCGGGCAGCATGAACAGTGCCAGCAATGTCAGCCACATCAGGGGCATATGGGGTAGAGCCGGGGAGCGGGGAAGGGCGTTCATCGGGGCCCCTGAGCGACACGACTCATGTGCACGCTTGGCGACCCTTCGCTCGGGTAGCTGCACCGGACGTACTGCGCCATCGTGCCCCTCCACAGTCGGCAACGGACGATCGAACTCCTGGATGTATGCCGTTGCCGTGAGGCACGCGCGTCTGACACGGGGTGCAACGGATCCGTATCGCTGGACCTTCGTCACCCGGCCATCCCTGGCGCGTTTATTCTTATAATCTTCGTATTATACGATCGTTTTTGGAATCAGCCCAGATTCTTTACCGTGGGAATTGGGTATTCAGAGAAAATCCGCGGAGAATCACTTGCTTTCATCTTCTGACCCGGTATAGTGACCGCACCGAACGCCCCGCCCGTCAGCGTCCGTTCACTGATTCGGAACCCTCTCGGTTCCCGTCCCCCCGATTTCGTCATACCCCGATGGGTGCCCCTCGAGTACGAGCGGCGGGTAGCCGTTGGAGTATTGCATGTCTTCTGTTTCTTCTTTTGCCGACCTTGGGTTGGCCGAATCCCTTTTGCGTGCGCTGGACCAGGCCGGTTACAAGACGCCGACCCCGATCCAGGCCCAGGCGATCCCGGAAGTTCTTAAAGGCGGGGATCTGCTGGCCGCCGCGCAGACCGGGACCGGCAAGACCGCCGGCTTTACCCTGCCGATCCTGCAGCGACTGACCACCGGGCAAACGCCCGAGCGCAAGCCGGGGCGTCCGCGGGCACTGATCCTGACGCCGACGCGCGAGCTGGCTGCTCAGGTCCACGATTCCGTCCGTACCTATGGCCGCCACCTGTCGCTGAAGTCGATGACCATCTTTGGTGGCGTGAACATGAATCCGCAGATCAAGGCACTGCGGGGCCCCATGGATATCGTCGTGGCGACCCCGGGTCGCCTGCTGGACCATGCTGGCCAGAAGACGATCGACCTCTCCGGCGTGGAGATCCTGGTGCTGGATGAGGCCGATCGCATGCTGGACATGGGCTTCATCCGCGACATTCGTCGTCTGATTGGCCTGATGCCCAAGCAGCGTCAGAACCTGATGTTCTCGGCGACCTTCTCCGGCGAGATCCGCACACTGGCGTCGAGCCTGCTGAACAAGCCGGCCGAGGTCGACGTGGCCCCGCGCAACACCGCCGCCGAGACCGTGCAGCAGACCGTGCATCTGGTGGAGAGCAGCCGAAAGCGCGAGCTGCTGAGCCACCTGATCCGCAGCAACGACTGGGGCCAGGTGCTGGTGTTTACCCGTACCAAACACGGCGCCAATCGCCTGGCACAGAAGCTGACGCAGGATGGCGTGCCCTCCGAGGCGATCCATGGCAACAAGAGCCAGGCGGCCCGTACCAAGGCGCTCAAGCAGTTCAAGACCGGGGCCGTTCCGGTCCTGGTCGCGACGGACATCGCGGCGCGCGGCCTGGACATCGACCAGTTGCCGCAGGTGGTCAACTTCGAGCTGCCAAATGTGCCGGAAGACTACGTACACCGCATCGGCCGCACCGGTCGTGCCGGTTCCGTTGGTGCCGCCCTGTCGCTGGTGGATGGTGAAGAGATGAAGCTCCTGAAGGGCATCGAACGCCTGATTCAGCGCCCGATCGAGCGCATCGAAACCGATGGCTTCGCGACCCCGAAGCCGGCGGCCAACGATGGCAATGGCCAACGCCGTGGCGGCAAGCCGGGCGGTGGTGCGCGTAATGGCAAGCCGCGCCAGAGCCGTGGCGGCAAGCCCGGCGGCAAGCCCGGCGGCAATCGCGGTGGCGGTCAGGGCCGCGCGGCCCAGGGCAACCGGGCTGCACGCAGCCGCTAGACCCTCGGCCGTTCTGACCAACTCCGCCCGCGTCTCCCATGGGGACGCGGGCTTTTTTGTGTTCGCGAACCTGCGGTCGCCTTGATCCGGATCACCTGCTCTTGGAGGCGCTTGCGCGAAGATGGGCGTGCTATCAAGAAGCGGCCACTCTGGCCGTTATAGCGGGGAAAGGAGGGACCCCATGAACCGGCTTCTGAAGATCGGCGGACTGCGCCTCAAGCTTGTGATCCTTGTGATTCTCGTCAGTACCATCCCGCTCTCGATCATGGGTGGGGTGACCTTCCACACCATGAAAGGCGACCTGGCGACGAATGTCGACGCGGCGCTGGTCGATCAGTTGTGGTGGCTCCTCTGGGGCCTGTGGGTGGTGGCCTTTCTGATTGCGCTGGCGATCGGCTGGTTTGCGGCCAACATGCTGGTGCGGCCGCTGGAACGGCTGGCCTCGGGGCTGGAGGCGATCGCATCCGGTCAGGCGGACCTTGGCCACCGGGTCGAGGTCACCACCGACGACGAGATTGGTCGCACCAGCACCGCATTCAACGCGGTCATGGAGCGGTTGTCGGGCCTGATCACGCAGGTGGCGGATGCGGCCGACGGCATCGCCGCCTCGGCGCGCCAGTTGGAGGGTCGTAGCAACGAGCTCAGTCGCGAGACCAACGAGCAGCGCTCGGATGTCGAGCAGGTGGTCACCGCAATGAACCAGATGTCCGCGACCGTGCAGGAGGTCGCCAACAACACCCAGAGCACGGCGGAAAGCGCCGGTCAGGCGACCCGTGCGGCCGAGGGCGGGCGCAATGTAGTGCAGGCGACCCAGGGCTCGATCAATGCCCTGGCCAGCGAGATCCGCAAGGCCAGTACGGTGATCGACGAGCTCAAGGGGGACTCCGACAACATCGGGTCCATCCTCGAGGTGATCGAGGAGATCGCCGAGAAGACTAACCTGCTGGCGCTTAACGCCGCGATCGAGGCGGCCCGGGCCGGGGAGGCCGGTCGCGGCTTTGCCGTGGTCGCCGACGAGGTCCGCCATCTGGCCCAGCGCACCAACGACTCCACCGGCGAGATCCGCGAGATCATCCAGCGTCTGCAAGGTGCGGCTGGCAAGGCGGTGCAGGCGATGGAGGTGAGTCAGCAGCAGGCCGAGGCCTCGGTCAGCAAGGCCGGCGAAGCGGAGGAGACCCTGGGATACATCCATGACTCGGTGACCACCATCGACGACATGACGCGTCAGGTCGCCTCGGCCACCGAGCAGCAGAGCCAGGTCGCCGAGGAGATCAACCGCAACATCCACCACATCAACGACATCGCGGTACGCAGCGCCGACGGCGCCCGCGAGATGCAGGAGGCTGTCGAGGCCCTGGAAGGCCTGGCCGAACGCCTCCAGGCCGAGGTAGCCGGCTTCCGCCAGCAACCCGCCTGACACCCGGGGTCAGCCCTCTACTAGCGTCCTTGGGGCTGGGCCTGGTTCGGCATCTGGAGTTTACGGTGGCTTCGGTCCACCGTCTGCCTGCGCTGTCTCGCCAGCGCGCCGCGCCCGTTTTTGATCAACAAAGGGCGGGGTGCGCTGCCGAAACAGCGCTTGGCAGGCGGCCGGACGAAGGCTCGTAAACCCCCGATGCCGAACCAGGCCCAGCCATGACCACGCCGAAGAGAGCCACGAGCGCCGGAGCCCGCTAGAAACGGTCAGCCAGCCCCAAGCTTACTCGCGGTCGCCGCATTCCAGCCAACGTACACGTCGCTGCCACGCTCGACGACCGGGCGCTTGATCAGCGTCGGATGCTCGAGCATCAGGGCGATGGCACGCTCCTGGTCGATGGCCACACGCGTCTCTTCGGGGAGCTGGCGCCAGGTCGTACCACGGCGGTTGACCAGGGCCTCCCAGCCCACGGCATCCACCCAGCGGCGCAAGCGCGCCTCCTCGAGCCCGTCCTTGCGAAAGTCCACGAAGCGGAAGTCTACGCCGGCCGCATCCAGCGCCCGGCGTGCCTTGCGCACGGTGTCGCAGTTGGCGATCCCGTAGACGACCCGCTCAGACATCGCGCAGCAGGGCGTTCAGGCCGACCTTGGCCTTGGTCTTCTCGTCCACGCGCTTCACGATGACCGCGCAGTACAGCGAATACTTGCCATCCTTGGACGGCAGGTTGCCCGGCACCACCACCGCGCCGGCCGGCACACGGCCGTACAGGATCTCATCGTTCTCGCGGTCGTAGATGCGGGTGGACTGGCCGAGGTACACGCCCATGGAGATCACCGCGCCTTCCTCCACGATCACACCCTCGACCACCTCGGAGCGCGCACCGATAAAGCAGTTGTCTTCGATGATGGTCGGGGCGGCCTGCAGCGGCTCCAGCACGCCACCGATGCCGACGCCGCCGGACAGGTGCACGTTCTTGCCGATCTGGGCGCAGGAACCGACGGTCGCCCAGGTGTCCACCATGGTGCCTTCGTCAACATAGGCGCCGATGTTCACGTAGGA is part of the Thioalkalivibrio sp. K90mix genome and harbors:
- a CDS encoding EAL domain-containing protein translates to MIGLGFTIVLVLMAALIALGLNRMAQVHDRLELIVHEHNVKTELLGNMRNAARERSVTLLQLSITTDPFDLDEGIMTFRGHASKFMYNRQQLDAMPMTAAEQRLLDESRGLTERAVQVQERVLDHILDGETDEATSWLLAEAIPKQGRVLEHLDAMINLQQEAGLTAVRDTARQYRTAVVLMLVLGGAALLIGVLITLGVLRHTRRIESALHEEKERAQVTLHAIGDGVITTDLEGRVDYLNPVAEHLTGWDQASAYNQPLASVFHIIRESTGERLNHPLTERMPDGTACTLDQEAILISAEGREHAIEEVSAPIRDRDGTIIGAALVFRDVSKAREMARELSWAATHDCLTSLANRAEFERRLSQLVATAQQENREHALLYMDLDQFKLVNDTCGHGAGDDLLCQLTSQLHSQLRESDTLARLGGDEFGVLLSNCPLVQAERIAETLRTTVDNYRFEWQGRIFRVGISIGVVPVFGHLKDTVQYMSEADAACYLAKEQGRNRIHVSRAGDAELSHCQGEMNCVQRITHALQHNRFWLHGQRIVPVSGDEPTHTEVLLRMVEEDGTVVLPATFIPAAERYGQMPAIDRWVIKRVLQHVATDTDTEGHFAVNLSGQSLCDRGMLDYIVHQLQNSGVEPSRICFEITETAAIANLSQASRFIRELRGMGCHFSLDDFGTGMASFGYLKTLKVDYLKIDGSFVRDMAEDRVSRAMVESIHHIGRVIGVKTVAECVSHERLMDALRLVGVDYAQGFGLHVPEPLEPCPVPVAESRRSGSVAG
- a CDS encoding EAL domain-containing protein codes for the protein MNALPRSPALPHMPLMWLTLLALFMLPALLWMVGIPVPPLVPLEHMTAFHTATELFAVVVAIGVFAVAYHVRDRRRLMATLVLATAFLAVGLLDFLHLMTYPQMPDFITPNSSQQTIFFWLAARLVGALALLLYVALPLVPRSQGPAPRGMLAGALVLVALLAWVGLWHEQRIPALFIPGEGLTPFKIALEGVVVALHAATLVILLLRPQLMQRPGMPLVAAALMILMASEVFFTLYDNLSDGFFVLGHIYKVAAYALIYWAVFIESVRAPMAQLRAAHRDIELRQQRYEQLIDTAPDGVLVTDGGGTILMANRNLERLFGYPRRHLIGQPVENLIPERLREHHRSVRLQQGDNISERTMGQIPDLRGRRLDGTEFPVDISLNAFEDQGGRRITAFIRDITDRQRREARIQHQATHDSLTGLPNRWLLHDRLAQSIAHASRHEHRIAVMLLDLDHFKMINDTFGHHEGDELLREVAQRLKDAAGTDATIGRFGGDEFMILLPEITDELQVGERGQEILAQFDRPFHTGPTRQFSSSASLGIALFPQDARDANTLVRYADMAMYEAKRSGRNTYAFYSEHLDAQVRAEQQLQERLKHALEHDQLALHFQPLIDAHSGAVTAAEALLRWNDPELGAVPPSRFIPSAEANGLILPLGDWVIRRACQQLADWAQLDVDTSICINVSALQFRQPDLVSRLAAALKEAGASPEHLEIEVTETVAMADVALTREHLSGLKALGVRVSLDDFGTGYSSLAYLKSLPIDKIKIDRSFIAGIGHDRDAEMILRSVMGLGHSLHLKLVAEGVETAEQLAFLRREGCDLYQGWFYSPALSVEEFRATVHSQLDA
- a CDS encoding DEAD/DEAH box helicase, translated to MSSVSSFADLGLAESLLRALDQAGYKTPTPIQAQAIPEVLKGGDLLAAAQTGTGKTAGFTLPILQRLTTGQTPERKPGRPRALILTPTRELAAQVHDSVRTYGRHLSLKSMTIFGGVNMNPQIKALRGPMDIVVATPGRLLDHAGQKTIDLSGVEILVLDEADRMLDMGFIRDIRRLIGLMPKQRQNLMFSATFSGEIRTLASSLLNKPAEVDVAPRNTAAETVQQTVHLVESSRKRELLSHLIRSNDWGQVLVFTRTKHGANRLAQKLTQDGVPSEAIHGNKSQAARTKALKQFKTGAVPVLVATDIAARGLDIDQLPQVVNFELPNVPEDYVHRIGRTGRAGSVGAALSLVDGEEMKLLKGIERLIQRPIERIETDGFATPKPAANDGNGQRRGGKPGGGARNGKPRQSRGGKPGGKPGGNRGGGQGRAAQGNRAARSR
- a CDS encoding methyl-accepting chemotaxis protein; translated protein: MNRLLKIGGLRLKLVILVILVSTIPLSIMGGVTFHTMKGDLATNVDAALVDQLWWLLWGLWVVAFLIALAIGWFAANMLVRPLERLASGLEAIASGQADLGHRVEVTTDDEIGRTSTAFNAVMERLSGLITQVADAADGIAASARQLEGRSNELSRETNEQRSDVEQVVTAMNQMSATVQEVANNTQSTAESAGQATRAAEGGRNVVQATQGSINALASEIRKASTVIDELKGDSDNIGSILEVIEEIAEKTNLLALNAAIEAARAGEAGRGFAVVADEVRHLAQRTNDSTGEIREIIQRLQGAAGKAVQAMEVSQQQAEASVSKAGEAEETLGYIHDSVTTIDDMTRQVASATEQQSQVAEEINRNIHHINDIAVRSADGAREMQEAVEALEGLAERLQAEVAGFRQQPA
- a CDS encoding ArsC family reductase, which encodes MSERVVYGIANCDTVRKARRALDAAGVDFRFVDFRKDGLEEARLRRWVDAVGWEALVNRRGTTWRQLPEETRVAIDQERAIALMLEHPTLIKRPVVERGSDVYVGWNAATASKLGAG
- the dapD gene encoding 2,3,4,5-tetrahydropyridine-2,6-dicarboxylate N-succinyltransferase; this encodes MSDIKSIIETAFESRAEINPRNVETNVRDAVNEAMAMLDSGQARVAEKKGGDWVVNEWLKKAVLLSFRIAENEFIKGGFTNYYDKVPSKYADTSSRDFREGGVRVVPPATARRGSYIAPNVVLMPSYVNIGAYVDEGTMVDTWATVGSCAQIGKNVHLSGGVGIGGVLEPLQAAPTIIEDNCFIGARSEVVEGVIVEEGAVISMGVYLGQSTRIYDRENDEILYGRVPAGAVVVPGNLPSKDGKYSLYCAVIVKRVDEKTKAKVGLNALLRDV